The Pantoea phytobeneficialis genome has a segment encoding these proteins:
- the ldtD gene encoding L,D-transpeptidase, translating into MLLNNKSRFNRAVIALSLSLVLSPLAASHAAIIAALPGTTHHTLSVADSQRQIQQVFSPSEQPFYLPGLAGIYAARNMAPLWQDRTAVQAFQQQLAEVALSGVQPQFTRWVGLLTNPAIKGLARDIVLSDAMLGYLQFVSGVPTQGETWLYSNVPYKMAMPTIATINQWQNAVNGGGSRAFVISLEPQHPQYAPMHAALKTLLTDNRPWPQLRDSGTLRPGQISNDVPALREILQRTGMLTGHSATPTPADDAVPVAPVPVSQSAQPVAVSPSAANVNDLSAQAPQAPGNVAANPVQSANNVYDAALVDGVKRFQHWQGLADDGAIGPRTREWLNVSPQMRAALLALNIQRLRLLPDDMHNGIMVNIPNYSLTYYNNGATILSSRVIVGRPDRKTPLMRSALNNVVLNPPWNVPTSLVRQDIVPKVKQDPGYLYKHGYTLLSGWSADAQVIDPSTLDWNMVSAASFPYRIRQAPGAMNSLGRYKFNMPSSDAIYLHDTPNHNLFQRDIRALSSGCVRVNKASELADLLLQDAGWNDSRISDTLKEGSTRYIPIRHRIPVNLYYLTAWVAEDGQPQYRTDIYNYDNPARSGSQVLTKAGQLLL; encoded by the coding sequence ATGTTGCTGAATAATAAGAGCAGATTTAATCGTGCTGTCATAGCACTCAGTTTGTCACTGGTATTGTCGCCACTGGCGGCCAGCCATGCGGCAATTATCGCAGCGCTACCGGGTACGACGCACCATACTCTGTCGGTCGCGGATAGCCAGCGTCAGATTCAGCAGGTTTTCAGCCCCAGCGAACAACCGTTCTATCTTCCCGGGCTGGCAGGCATTTATGCCGCCCGTAATATGGCGCCGTTGTGGCAGGACCGCACGGCGGTGCAGGCGTTTCAGCAGCAACTGGCGGAAGTGGCATTATCCGGGGTACAGCCGCAGTTTACGCGCTGGGTAGGGTTACTGACCAACCCAGCGATAAAAGGGCTGGCACGCGATATCGTGCTGAGTGATGCCATGTTGGGCTATCTGCAATTTGTCTCCGGCGTGCCGACGCAGGGCGAAACCTGGTTGTACAGCAACGTGCCGTACAAGATGGCGATGCCCACCATTGCGACGATTAACCAGTGGCAAAACGCGGTAAATGGTGGTGGAAGCCGTGCCTTTGTCATCTCGCTTGAGCCGCAACATCCGCAATACGCTCCCATGCACGCAGCGCTGAAAACCCTGTTGACCGACAACCGCCCGTGGCCGCAATTACGTGATAGCGGTACGCTGCGGCCCGGCCAAATCAGTAATGATGTGCCTGCCCTGCGTGAGATTTTACAACGTACCGGCATGTTGACCGGGCATAGCGCGACACCGACGCCCGCAGACGATGCTGTGCCTGTGGCACCGGTGCCGGTCAGTCAGAGTGCGCAGCCCGTTGCGGTCAGCCCCTCGGCAGCCAACGTGAATGATCTCTCCGCTCAGGCACCACAAGCGCCGGGTAATGTCGCAGCGAATCCCGTGCAATCGGCCAACAATGTCTATGATGCTGCGCTGGTGGACGGCGTAAAGCGCTTTCAGCATTGGCAAGGCCTGGCCGATGATGGCGCGATTGGTCCGCGCACTCGCGAATGGTTGAATGTCTCACCGCAAATGCGCGCCGCCTTGCTGGCACTCAATATCCAACGGCTGCGTTTGCTGCCGGATGATATGCATAACGGTATCATGGTCAATATCCCCAACTATTCACTGACCTACTACAACAATGGTGCCACCATCCTGTCGTCACGCGTGATCGTCGGACGTCCCGATCGCAAAACGCCGCTGATGCGCAGCGCATTGAATAATGTGGTGCTCAATCCGCCGTGGAATGTGCCGACTTCGCTGGTGCGCCAGGACATTGTGCCGAAGGTCAAACAGGACCCGGGTTATCTTTATAAACACGGTTATACCCTGTTGTCAGGCTGGAGCGCTGATGCGCAAGTCATCGATCCCTCCACGCTCGACTGGAATATGGTTTCAGCCGCCAGCTTCCCTTACCGTATCCGTCAGGCTCCTGGCGCAATGAATTCGCTGGGGCGTTATAAATTCAATATGCCCAGCTCGGATGCCATTTATCTGCACGATACGCCGAACCACAACCTGTTTCAGCGTGATATTCGTGCGCTCAGCTCTGGCTGTGTCCGGGTGAATAAGGCGTCTGAACTGGCGGATTTGTTGCTTCAGGATGCGGGGTGGAATGACAGCCGTATCTCTGACACCCTGAAAGAGGGTAGCACGCGCTACATCCCGATTCGTCATCGTATCCCGGTTAACCTCTATTATCTGACGGCCTGGGTGGCGGAAGATGGTCAACCGCAATATCGTACAGATATTTACAATTATGATAATCCGGCCCGTTCGGGGAGTCAGGTGCTGACCAAAGCTGGTCAATTGCTACTCTAG
- a CDS encoding YcbK family protein encodes MANFDSQRRKLLLIGGATAGLALLPGSALASMSTSRPRILTLNNLHTGETLKTEFFNGKSYDKDELARLNHFFRDYRANQIKTIDPHLFDQIYRLQAALGTRKPIQLVSGYRTIATNNMLRESGPGVAKHSYHTKGQAMDFHIEGISLSNVRKAALSLRAGGVGYYPRSNFVHIDTGPVRHWS; translated from the coding sequence ATGGCTAATTTTGATTCTCAGCGTCGCAAATTGCTCCTGATCGGAGGCGCAACGGCAGGTCTGGCACTTCTTCCTGGCTCTGCACTGGCCTCGATGTCCACCTCCCGGCCGCGTATTTTGACGCTTAATAACCTTCACACCGGTGAAACCCTCAAAACAGAGTTTTTTAACGGCAAGAGTTATGACAAGGATGAGTTAGCTCGCTTAAATCACTTCTTCCGTGATTACCGCGCCAATCAGATCAAAACCATCGATCCACATTTGTTTGATCAGATTTATCGCCTCCAGGCCGCGCTGGGAACACGTAAACCGATTCAACTGGTTTCAGGCTATCGCACCATTGCTACCAACAATATGTTGCGTGAGTCCGGTCCTGGCGTGGCGAAACACAGTTATCACACCAAAGGTCAGGCGATGGACTTCCATATCGAAGGCATTTCCCTGAGCAATGTTCGCAAAGCGGCGTTATCTCTGCGTGCAGGTGGTGTAGGATATTACCCGCGCAGCAACTTTGTTCACATTGACACCGGTCCTGTAAGGCACTGGTCGTAA